A single window of Paludibacter jiangxiensis DNA harbors:
- a CDS encoding hydrolase: MKPQSDNVECCPPFDPTPWDDKLFQWEKKRFVKDRVLTLFYYPVNFGKKITRLIHLIEDSDGKMEDWMCLSEHTSKWNMDIYAAVDKEVYMASNVEISGTFYSRVYEGDFRETDKWCADFTQHIKEKGMELEKMYMWYTTCPKCAKKYGKNYVVIIAKVRQ; the protein is encoded by the coding sequence ATGAAACCACAATCAGACAATGTCGAATGTTGCCCTCCCTTTGATCCGACACCATGGGACGACAAGCTATTTCAATGGGAGAAGAAGCGTTTTGTGAAAGACCGCGTTCTCACATTGTTCTATTATCCTGTCAATTTTGGAAAGAAAATTACCAGATTGATACACCTGATAGAAGATTCGGATGGAAAAATGGAGGATTGGATGTGTCTGTCGGAACACACCTCTAAATGGAACATGGACATTTACGCCGCAGTTGACAAAGAAGTATACATGGCGTCAAACGTCGAAATATCGGGCACGTTTTACAGTCGCGTTTACGAAGGAGACTTCCGAGAGACAGACAAATGGTGTGCGGATTTCACCCAACACATAAAAGAAAAAGGCATGGAGCTTGAGAAAATGTATATGTGGTACACAACTTGTCCCAAATGCGCAAAGAAATATGGCAAAAATTATGTTGTGATTATCGCGAAGGTTCGCCAATAA
- the xylE gene encoding D-xylose transporter XylE, with translation MAFIDTGGSKSSSFQEGSKLYIALLTLVATLGGLLFGYDTAVVNGAEKSLVEFYIYKENGGNYLFDPNTIFTLIGQYRMLMVIVLYLIFAVIGAQMIGLFGKKKGSIVSAVMLGGLTIWAISFLTKAIPALSDVEEMKNTADAVKGFVIASALIGCIIGGASAGFISKSLGRKNGLFIAAVAFFVSAVGAWRPETFNVFGTLPVYSFVIYRIIGGIGVGIASMISPVYIAEIAPAKVRGKLVSFNQFAIIFGMLVIYFVNLIIARQGNEQWLITDGWRYMFLSGAIPAAIFIILLFFVPETPRYLALKGKDEKALSVLEKIAGKESAKTILSDIKSTLHEANAPWLSYGFGVILIGILLSVFQQAVGINVVLYYAGNIFRNMGASTDSSLLQTIIVGIVNLTFTVVAIVTVDKFGRKPLMIIGSIGMAISMIALGFTFYTEHVGIVALIFMLFYTAAFAMSWGPVCWVLLAEIFPNSIRGALSIAVAAQWIANWIVSLTFPMMNDNVWLTNIFHHGFSYWIYGIMGILSAIFMWKLVPETKGRTLESIEELWKKKK, from the coding sequence ATGGCTTTTATCGACACAGGCGGAAGTAAGTCAAGCTCTTTTCAGGAAGGAAGCAAACTATACATCGCCCTTTTAACATTGGTAGCCACACTTGGTGGTTTGCTTTTCGGGTATGACACGGCGGTTGTAAACGGTGCTGAAAAATCGCTGGTAGAATTCTACATTTACAAAGAAAACGGAGGTAATTACCTCTTTGACCCTAACACAATTTTCACACTCATCGGCCAGTACCGTATGCTGATGGTCATTGTTCTTTATTTGATTTTCGCGGTAATCGGAGCTCAGATGATTGGACTCTTTGGCAAGAAAAAGGGAAGCATTGTAAGTGCCGTTATGTTAGGCGGACTCACAATATGGGCTATCAGCTTCCTAACCAAAGCAATTCCTGCTCTCTCGGATGTTGAAGAAATGAAAAATACAGCTGATGCTGTAAAAGGTTTTGTTATTGCCAGTGCACTGATCGGTTGTATCATCGGAGGTGCTTCTGCCGGATTTATTTCAAAGTCATTAGGTCGTAAAAACGGGTTGTTTATTGCTGCCGTGGCGTTCTTTGTTTCGGCTGTTGGCGCATGGAGGCCCGAAACTTTTAACGTATTCGGCACTCTTCCGGTTTACTCATTTGTCATTTATCGTATTATCGGTGGTATCGGTGTCGGCATCGCCTCTATGATTTCTCCGGTATATATTGCCGAGATTGCTCCCGCAAAAGTTCGCGGCAAACTCGTATCTTTCAACCAATTTGCCATCATCTTCGGTATGTTGGTTATCTATTTCGTAAATCTTATTATTGCTCGTCAGGGCAACGAACAATGGTTAATTACTGACGGATGGCGCTATATGTTCTTATCTGGTGCTATTCCTGCTGCTATCTTCATCATTTTGTTGTTTTTCGTTCCGGAAACTCCCCGTTATCTTGCCCTGAAAGGGAAAGACGAAAAGGCACTGAGTGTACTTGAAAAAATAGCCGGAAAAGAGAGTGCAAAAACCATTCTTTCCGATATTAAGAGCACTTTACACGAAGCAAATGCACCCTGGCTGTCTTACGGATTCGGTGTTATTTTGATCGGTATTCTGCTATCGGTATTCCAACAAGCAGTAGGTATCAATGTGGTACTTTACTATGCCGGTAATATCTTCCGCAACATGGGTGCTTCTACCGATTCTTCACTTCTTCAGACAATTATCGTTGGTATTGTGAATCTTACATTTACCGTTGTGGCTATTGTTACTGTCGATAAATTCGGACGTAAACCTTTGATGATTATCGGTTCAATCGGAATGGCTATCAGCATGATCGCTCTCGGATTTACATTCTATACAGAACACGTAGGTATTGTTGCTCTTATTTTCATGTTGTTCTATACAGCTGCCTTTGCAATGAGCTGGGGACCTGTTTGCTGGGTTCTTTTAGCTGAAATTTTCCCGAACTCGATTCGTGGAGCCTTGTCAATTGCAGTTGCAGCCCAATGGATTGCCAACTGGATCGTATCGCTCACCTTCCCGATGATGAACGACAACGTATGGCTTACCAATATTTTCCACCACGGTTTCTCTTACTGGATCTATGGTATTATGGGTATTCTTTCTGCTATCTTTATGTGGAAACTTGTTCCCGAAACCAAAGGTCGCACCCTGGAGTCGATCGAAGAGCTCTGGAAAAAGAAGAAATAA
- a CDS encoding ABC transporter substrate-binding protein, translated as MSPLKIGLLAYNSSVYPHAHHDFVNGFYAALPSQIARGHFQFIPEYIKAPTVAHVKESAQKLVGFDQVDILSGLINYKAVPDIVPLVERHKKIAFFYDMGELIPYTQHISNHVFFNSFQYWQSEYALGYWAFKEFGDKGSVVMSLYDAGYHLQSAFRQGAIAAGSQEIDYCVLHDNPTQSQVKDKARLLLEKFKTTLPSFIHAIFCGSEVFEFLEEFNQSGLKGKIPLLVTAHMASEEMVSQVANMGISMYAASMYNYYSPDKLNLQFKLAFEALTGRKANAIALMGYEMGLALVQLLPELQKRDWPTIINLLKKETVRSPRGERNFYLDSDYAIPTIDIEKIEVRNQRINKMIVAQGKALKYNHYIFEEIHRENVTGWQNPYLCV; from the coding sequence ATGTCACCATTAAAAATCGGCCTTTTAGCTTACAATTCCTCGGTTTATCCTCACGCTCATCACGATTTTGTGAACGGCTTCTATGCTGCTTTGCCCTCTCAAATAGCCCGTGGACATTTTCAATTTATCCCTGAATATATTAAAGCTCCTACGGTTGCACATGTAAAAGAATCGGCACAAAAACTAGTGGGATTCGATCAGGTTGATATTCTCTCGGGGCTCATCAATTATAAAGCCGTGCCGGATATTGTACCGCTGGTAGAACGCCATAAAAAGATTGCGTTCTTTTATGATATGGGCGAGCTTATCCCTTATACCCAGCATATCTCCAATCATGTTTTTTTTAACAGTTTCCAGTACTGGCAATCGGAATATGCACTGGGTTATTGGGCATTTAAGGAATTTGGCGATAAAGGCTCGGTCGTCATGTCGCTTTACGATGCCGGATACCATTTGCAGAGTGCATTCCGACAAGGGGCTATTGCCGCAGGCTCGCAGGAGATCGATTATTGTGTATTGCACGATAATCCGACTCAATCGCAGGTAAAAGACAAAGCCCGACTTCTTCTGGAAAAATTCAAAACTACATTACCATCATTTATCCATGCCATTTTCTGTGGATCGGAAGTATTCGAGTTTCTCGAAGAATTTAACCAATCGGGATTAAAGGGAAAGATTCCCCTGTTGGTGACAGCCCACATGGCTTCCGAAGAAATGGTGTCTCAGGTGGCCAATATGGGCATTTCCATGTATGCAGCCTCAATGTATAACTATTACTCGCCCGATAAACTAAACCTGCAATTTAAATTGGCTTTCGAAGCCCTCACAGGCCGTAAAGCCAATGCTATTGCTCTGATGGGTTACGAAATGGGACTGGCCTTGGTTCAGCTACTCCCAGAATTGCAAAAAAGGGACTGGCCAACCATTATTAACCTTCTTAAAAAAGAAACCGTACGCAGTCCTCGTGGCGAACGAAACTTTTACCTCGATTCCGATTATGCCATCCCTACCATCGATATCGAGAAAATTGAGGTAAGAAACCAACGTATAAACAAGATGATTGTAGCTCAGGGCAAAGCCCTTAAATACAATCATTACATCTTCGAAGAAATACACCGTGAAAACGTAACAGGCTGGCAGAATCCCTACCTCTGCGTTTAG
- a CDS encoding phage tail protein codes for MDEAFIGAIFAWPISWCPLSYSYCNGTQLSVAQNQALYSLLGTAFGGSIGKTFNLPNLQGRTIVGATNMGGTYPSGVNIPSAYVFASGGGSDIVTLSAAQAPLMSHSHTAIIAGTATATLTGLTATGALKATAQAGTTNTPGSSVSPARVPDTGSGDSIQAYGAPDNSTTMPVTVTVTPPSGGLPVDLSKTTVTVGVTPVPSIVTQPHNNMQPFLALNYIIALEGLYPQRQ; via the coding sequence ATGGATGAAGCTTTTATTGGCGCAATTTTCGCTTGGCCTATCAGCTGGTGCCCTTTGTCTTATTCTTATTGCAACGGTACTCAATTAAGCGTTGCTCAAAATCAGGCACTCTATTCTCTACTTGGCACTGCCTTTGGTGGAAGTATAGGTAAAACTTTCAATTTGCCCAATTTACAGGGGCGAACGATTGTCGGTGCAACCAATATGGGAGGAACATACCCATCCGGCGTTAACATTCCTTCTGCTTATGTCTTTGCTTCTGGCGGAGGGTCTGATATAGTAACATTATCAGCAGCACAGGCACCCCTCATGTCGCATAGCCATACAGCTATCATTGCTGGTACAGCTACAGCAACATTAACAGGACTTACCGCGACCGGTGCCTTAAAAGCAACAGCTCAGGCTGGTACAACCAATACTCCGGGAAGCTCGGTTAGCCCGGCTAGGGTTCCAGATACAGGATCGGGAGATTCTATTCAGGCTTATGGTGCTCCTGATAACAGCACAACCATGCCTGTTACGGTTACTGTAACCCCGCCTTCCGGAGGGTTACCTGTCGACCTATCGAAGACAACAGTTACGGTTGGAGTTACTCCTGTGCCATCTATTGTAACTCAACCTCACAACAATATGCAACCCTTCCTTGCGCTTAATTACATAATAGCACTGGAAGGTCTTTATCCGCAACGCCAATAA
- a CDS encoding lysozyme yields MAKITTVSDQCLQLIEQFECGGNVGKYLAAYKCPAGVWTIGIGTTVYPNGQKVKAGDIATKEQAYEYLQHDLQTTEVLVDSYTTDKVNQHQFDALVSFAYNVGTGALKGSTLLKKVNVNPADPTIRAEFNKWVNGGGKVLPGLIKRRAAEADLYFS; encoded by the coding sequence ATGGCTAAAATTACTACTGTTTCGGATCAATGTCTTCAGCTGATAGAGCAGTTTGAATGCGGAGGCAATGTGGGAAAGTATCTTGCTGCGTACAAATGTCCTGCCGGTGTATGGACTATCGGTATCGGTACGACGGTTTATCCCAATGGTCAGAAAGTGAAAGCAGGCGACATAGCTACTAAGGAACAGGCATATGAATATTTGCAGCATGATCTGCAGACAACGGAAGTGTTGGTAGATTCTTATACTACCGACAAAGTTAATCAGCACCAATTTGATGCTTTGGTTAGTTTTGCCTACAATGTCGGTACCGGAGCTTTGAAGGGATCTACCTTGCTGAAGAAGGTCAATGTCAATCCGGCCGATCCCACAATTCGTGCTGAGTTTAATAAATGGGTTAATGGGGGAGGAAAAGTTTTACCTGGGCTTATAAAGCGGAGAGCAGCTGAGGCTGATTTATATTTTAGCTAA
- a CDS encoding SGNH/GDSL hydrolase family protein produces MKKKSFITVGGKSSGRNGLAHSALHTLTLVLLSALLFSFTSPEVSKVKAPKISKKEQVWVGTWSTAPYFVDANNMAPAPGLTNNSFRQIVRVSVGGDVLRFRFTNLFCKNAVVLKSVGIAVSKGSSDIDAKTNKTLKFAGKQEVTMSPETEIVSDPISFHVDPGMKVAITICFGEAGPNVGGHAASRTTSFLLAGNKSVLADFTPATPTDHWFVIRGIDVEASNSTSAIAILGNSIVDGRGSGTSKFNRWTDVLSERLLHNPATKNRAVLNLGIGGNCVVRGGQGQPAVARFDRDILGQNNVKWLIISEGINDIGGIRTSEQASQVANDLIEAYKQMIEKAHAKGMKVYGATILPFAKSFYDKDFRQVARDMVNTWIRNSGSFDAVIDFEKVMSDPNEPKALSPDLHSGDFLHPNEAGYAKMGEFIDLKLFE; encoded by the coding sequence ATGAAGAAAAAATCTTTTATTACAGTTGGAGGAAAGAGTAGTGGCAGAAATGGACTGGCACATTCAGCATTGCACACACTCACTCTTGTACTGCTTTCTGCATTGCTTTTCAGTTTTACAAGCCCCGAAGTCAGTAAAGTAAAAGCTCCGAAAATTTCTAAAAAGGAACAAGTTTGGGTGGGAACCTGGAGTACCGCTCCCTATTTTGTGGATGCTAATAATATGGCACCGGCGCCGGGGCTTACAAATAACAGCTTCCGGCAGATTGTGCGTGTTTCGGTTGGAGGCGATGTGTTGCGTTTTCGCTTTACCAATCTGTTTTGCAAAAATGCAGTTGTTCTGAAATCGGTTGGCATAGCCGTTTCAAAAGGGAGCAGCGATATTGATGCCAAAACGAATAAAACGCTCAAATTTGCAGGAAAGCAGGAGGTGACCATGTCTCCGGAGACGGAAATAGTTTCCGATCCTATCTCGTTTCATGTAGATCCGGGAATGAAGGTGGCGATCACTATTTGTTTCGGTGAAGCCGGACCGAATGTGGGTGGACATGCGGCATCGCGCACAACGTCGTTTCTGCTGGCTGGAAACAAATCTGTGCTGGCCGACTTTACCCCAGCAACTCCAACGGATCACTGGTTTGTCATTAGGGGCATCGATGTGGAAGCTTCGAACTCTACCTCCGCGATTGCTATTCTGGGGAACTCTATTGTTGATGGACGCGGTTCGGGAACCAGTAAATTCAACCGATGGACGGATGTTCTCTCCGAACGTTTGTTGCACAATCCGGCCACCAAAAACCGGGCAGTGTTGAATTTGGGAATCGGCGGTAATTGTGTGGTTCGTGGCGGACAGGGACAACCAGCCGTGGCTCGTTTCGATCGCGATATTCTGGGACAAAATAATGTGAAGTGGCTCATTATCTCTGAAGGAATTAATGATATCGGGGGAATCAGAACCAGCGAACAGGCTTCGCAGGTGGCGAATGACTTGATTGAAGCATACAAGCAGATGATTGAAAAGGCGCATGCAAAAGGCATGAAAGTTTACGGTGCAACTATTCTTCCGTTTGCAAAGTCGTTTTACGATAAAGATTTTCGTCAGGTGGCCCGTGATATGGTGAACACCTGGATTCGTAACAGTGGCAGTTTCGATGCGGTGATCGACTTTGAAAAAGTAATGAGCGATCCGAACGAACCGAAAGCGCTGTCTCCTGATCTCCACTCGGGCGATTTTCTTCATCCTAACGAAGCCGGATATGCAAAGATGGGTGAATTTATTGATTTGAAGTTGTTTGAATAG
- a CDS encoding acyltransferase family protein — MSSKHSPLTVFSDTKRHYEILDSLRGVAAVMVVIFHIFETFSGGDHLKQIVNHGYLAVDFFFVLSGFVIGYAYDDRWGKMSLKGFFKRRIIRLHPMIIMGMIVGAIGFYFSASPIVFPGISSVPVWKLLLIMLIGFTLIPVPTSLDIRGWTEMHPLDGPAWSLFFEYVGNILYALFIRKFSNKLLAILVFLAGCATIHLAVTSPHGDMIGGWSLEPAQLRIGFTRLMYPFFAGLLLSRICKPGEFKHAFLWCSLMVVAILSFPRVGGSEHLWINGLYDSLTIILVFPLIVYLGASGKVTGKYSSKISRFLGDISYPLYITHYPIIYIFTAWVVDNKVPLNQAWPAGILVLVSSVILAYACLKLYDIPVRTWLAKRYMGKGVRHK, encoded by the coding sequence ATGAGTTCAAAGCATTCTCCATTAACCGTTTTTTCTGATACCAAACGTCACTATGAGATTTTGGATAGCCTGCGTGGAGTAGCGGCTGTGATGGTGGTAATCTTTCATATCTTCGAAACGTTTTCAGGTGGCGATCACCTCAAGCAAATTGTAAACCACGGCTATCTGGCAGTGGATTTTTTCTTTGTGCTATCGGGTTTTGTGATTGGATATGCCTATGACGATCGCTGGGGCAAAATGAGCTTGAAGGGATTCTTCAAACGTCGTATTATTCGCCTTCATCCGATGATTATTATGGGGATGATTGTCGGAGCCATTGGATTTTACTTTAGTGCCTCTCCAATTGTATTTCCGGGCATCAGTAGTGTGCCGGTTTGGAAATTGTTGCTCATTATGCTGATTGGTTTTACGCTGATTCCGGTGCCCACGTCGCTGGATATTAGAGGATGGACAGAAATGCACCCGCTTGACGGTCCGGCATGGTCGCTATTCTTTGAGTATGTGGGTAACATTCTGTATGCGCTGTTTATTCGTAAATTTTCCAATAAATTATTGGCCATTTTGGTTTTTCTTGCCGGTTGTGCTACTATTCATCTTGCAGTAACCAGTCCTCACGGTGATATGATTGGTGGCTGGTCGCTGGAACCCGCACAATTGCGCATTGGTTTTACCCGTTTGATGTATCCGTTTTTTGCTGGGCTTTTGCTTTCAAGAATCTGTAAGCCGGGGGAATTCAAACACGCCTTCCTTTGGTGTAGCCTGATGGTGGTTGCTATTCTTTCTTTTCCTAGGGTAGGGGGAAGCGAGCATCTGTGGATCAATGGTCTGTACGATTCCTTGACGATTATTTTGGTGTTTCCATTGATAGTTTATCTTGGAGCAAGCGGTAAAGTAACCGGCAAATATTCATCGAAAATAAGCCGTTTCCTGGGCGATATCTCTTATCCTCTCTATATTACGCATTATCCAATCATTTATATTTTCACGGCGTGGGTAGTCGATAATAAAGTACCTCTGAATCAGGCTTGGCCGGCAGGAATACTTGTTCTCGTTTCGTCTGTGATTCTGGCTTATGCTTGTCTTAAACTCTATGACATACCGGTGCGAACATGGCTGGCAAAGAGATATATGGGCAAGGGTGTCCGGCATAAATGA
- a CDS encoding beta strand repeat-containing protein, giving the protein MKKFFTLIFFLALSSQIIFAFSGLGSGTSGDPYQVTTAAQLAEVRYSLAAYYKQMNDIDLSSYSNWTAIGATVTTGFTGTYDGNSYKITGLKIISTTALYNGLFGVIGDGTTWGLGTVKNLGIDGANITVTHHYSGILVGYNYGGVIQNCYTTGTISSSANTVGGFAGSTKGTINSCYSTATVNGSTSVTQNAGGFAGSQLAFTGQTPTIQNCYATGPVRGQTYVGGFIGFRNNNSNVINSYSVGGVSGTTIGGFAGTTGTGSTANCFWDTNTSGLSTSPGSEIGKTTTEMQTASTFSSASWSASDWILKDGSYPKLAWQLPSVTAISPTSGTTGTSVLITGTNFTGATAVNFGSTAATSYTVNSSTSITATAPSGSGTVDVIVTTSDGTSATSSNDKFTYVAAPTVTSLSPTSGPTTGGTSVSITGTNFTGATAVKFGSTNATSYTVNSATQITATLPANSAGTVDITVTTIGGASATSSSDQFTYVAAPSISSISPTSGPTSGTTSVTITGTNLSGTTAVKFGSTNATGFTVNSATQITATSPANSAGTVDITVTTIGGTSATSSSDQFTYVAAPTVTSLSPTSGPTTGGTSVSITGTNFTGATAVKFGSTNATGFTVNSSTSITATSPAGSAGAADITVTTTGGTSATGSSDQFTYVAAPTVTSLSPTSGPTTGGTSVSITGTNFTGATAVKFGSTNATGFTVNSSTSITATSPAGSAGAADITVTTTGGTSATGSSDQFTYVAAPTVTSLSPTSGPTTGGTSVSITGTNFTGATAVKFGSTNATGFTVNSSTSITATSPAGSAGAADITVTTTGGTSATGGSDQFTYVVAPTVTSISPPSGPLAGGRSVTITGTNLSGATAVKFGTSTASITSNTSTQIVATSPAGAAGTVDITVTTAGGTSATSNSDQFTYSTTTGIDDAKLDGVTIYPNPVDDRLYIKGVDEGEIAVYDMGGCKVISAILANAQAVDVSGLAKGVYTVRITTPNGRVEKKLVKK; this is encoded by the coding sequence ATGAAAAAGTTTTTTACTCTAATCTTCTTTCTGGCTTTGTCGAGTCAGATAATCTTTGCATTCTCTGGCTTAGGAAGTGGTACTTCCGGTGATCCTTATCAGGTAACAACTGCGGCACAACTGGCTGAAGTTAGATATAGCTTAGCTGCTTATTACAAGCAAATGAATGATATTGACCTCAGCAGTTATTCCAATTGGACTGCGATAGGGGCTACGGTAACTACAGGCTTTACCGGAACTTATGATGGGAATAGCTATAAAATTACCGGATTAAAAATCATAAGCACTACAGCCTTATATAATGGATTATTTGGAGTTATAGGCGATGGAACGACATGGGGGCTGGGAACCGTAAAAAATCTAGGAATTGACGGAGCAAATATCACTGTAACACATCATTATTCAGGAATACTTGTAGGATATAATTATGGTGGTGTTATTCAAAATTGTTACACCACAGGGACAATCAGTAGTTCTGCTAATACTGTTGGTGGATTTGCAGGATCTACTAAAGGAACTATTAATTCTTGTTATTCAACTGCCACAGTAAATGGAAGTACTTCCGTAACACAAAATGCTGGAGGATTTGCTGGATCTCAATTAGCTTTTACTGGTCAGACCCCTACTATTCAGAATTGCTATGCAACAGGTCCTGTGCGCGGGCAAACATATGTTGGTGGATTTATAGGATTTAGAAACAATAACTCCAATGTAATAAATAGTTACTCAGTTGGTGGTGTCAGTGGAACAACTATAGGAGGATTCGCAGGGACTACAGGAACTGGTTCTACGGCAAATTGTTTTTGGGATACAAATACATCAGGACTATCAACATCGCCAGGTTCAGAAATCGGTAAAACAACAACAGAAATGCAAACAGCATCAACCTTTAGTTCTGCAAGCTGGAGTGCATCAGATTGGATTCTGAAGGATGGAAGTTATCCTAAATTGGCATGGCAATTACCTTCTGTAACGGCAATATCACCAACGAGCGGTACAACAGGAACATCTGTCTTAATAACCGGAACCAACTTCACAGGTGCAACAGCAGTGAACTTTGGAAGTACTGCGGCTACAAGTTATACAGTTAATTCATCTACTTCTATTACAGCAACTGCACCATCAGGCTCAGGAACCGTAGATGTCATTGTTACAACCTCTGACGGCACCAGTGCAACCAGCAGTAATGATAAGTTTACTTATGTTGCAGCCCCCACGGTTACTAGTCTTTCTCCAACAAGCGGACCTACAACAGGAGGTACTTCGGTTTCAATTACCGGTACAAACTTTACCGGAGCTACTGCTGTTAAGTTTGGCAGTACCAATGCTACTAGCTATACAGTTAACTCTGCCACTCAAATTACTGCTACTTTGCCTGCAAATTCTGCCGGAACGGTTGACATAACAGTTACCACAATCGGAGGAGCCAGTGCGACTTCCAGTAGCGACCAGTTTACTTATGTTGCAGCTCCCTCTATTAGCAGTATATCTCCCACAAGCGGGCCAACCTCTGGTACTACATCGGTGACCATTACTGGTACTAATTTATCGGGGACTACTGCTGTAAAGTTTGGCAGTACTAATGCTACAGGCTTTACAGTTAACTCTGCCACTCAAATTACTGCTACTTCGCCTGCAAATTCTGCCGGAACGGTTGATATAACAGTTACCACAATCGGAGGAACCAGTGCGACTTCCAGTAGCGACCAGTTTACTTATGTTGCAGCCCCCACGGTTACTAGTCTTTCTCCAACAAGCGGACCTACAACAGGCGGCACTTCGGTTTCAATTACCGGTACAAACTTTACCGGAGCTACTGCTGTTAAGTTTGGCAGTACTAATGCTACAGGCTTTACTGTTAATTCGTCTACTTCTATTACGGCTACATCACCTGCCGGTTCTGCCGGAGCCGCTGATATCACAGTAACTACAACCGGAGGTACAAGTGCTACCGGCAGCAGCGACCAGTTTACTTATGTTGCAGCCCCCACGGTTACTAGTCTTTCACCAACAAGCGGACCTACAACAGGAGGCACTTCGGTTTCAATTACCGGTACAAACTTTACCGGAGCTACTGCTGTTAAGTTTGGCAGTACTAATGCTACAGGCTTTACTGTTAATTCGTCTACTTCTATTACGGCTACATCACCTGCCGGTTCTGCCGGAGCCGCTGATATCACAGTAACTACAACCGGAGGTACAAGTGCTACCGGCAGCAGCGACCAGTTTACTTATGTTGCAGCCCCCACGGTTACTAGTCTTTCTCCAACAAGCGGACCTACAACAGGAGGTACCTCGGTTTCAATTACCGGTACAAACTTTACCGGAGCTACTGCTGTTAAGTTTGGCAGTACTAATGCTACAGGCTTTACTGTTAATTCGTCTACTTCTATTACGGCTACATCACCTGCAGGTTCTGCCGGAGCCGCTGATATCACAGTAACTACAACCGGAGGAACCAGTGCTACAGGGGGTAGTGACCAGTTTACGTATGTGGTAGCCCCCACGGTTACAAGTATTTCTCCACCGAGCGGCCCTTTGGCGGGTGGAAGATCGGTTACTATCACAGGAACTAACCTGTCTGGAGCAACAGCTGTGAAGTTTGGCACAAGTACAGCCTCCATCACATCCAACACGTCTACGCAAATTGTAGCAACTTCGCCTGCGGGGGCTGCCGGAACGGTTGATATAACAGTAACTACAGCAGGAGGTACCAGTGCGACTTCCAATAGCGACCAGTTTACGTATTCAACTACTACCGGCATTGATGATGCTAAGTTAGACGGAGTGACGATTTATCCGAATCCGGTTGATGATCGCTTGTACATTAAAGGTGTTGATGAAGGTGAAATAGCTGTTTATGATATGGGAGGTTGCAAGGTTATTTCAGCGATTCTTGCAAATGCTCAAGCCGTGGATGTTTCAGGCTTGGCAAAAGGAGTCTACACGGTTCGTATTACAACTCCAAATGGAAGAGTAGAGAAAAAACTGGTGAAGAAATGA